The Kocuria turfanensis genome contains the following window.
CGAACATCGCCGTTATCGGAGGCACGAACATGACGAGCCGACTGCCCGGGACATGGCAAGAGCCGCACCGAGACGTCCCATTTCCTCCTCAGGAAGCGCGAAGACTGTGGACAGAGGAGGCGATTCCGAAGCTGAAGTCCGTCGCTTCAACGTTCGGCGGCTACATCACGTACCAGGACCTGGGCGACCATCTGTTCGAGGCCACCAAGGTTCGCACGACGAGCTTGCTCCCGCGGTGGATCGGGCAGCCGCTCTATCGGGTGCTCGACTACTGCGAAGGACAGAGCCTGCCGGGGATCACGGCCCTCGTCGTTCAGAAGGGATCCGGCATGGTCGGCCCCGGGTTCAACGACTGGTTTCGGCGGCGCAATCGCGGCCCCGCCGACAATGAGGTCGAGCTCGAAGCTTTTGCGGCCGAGGAGAGGCTTGCGTCCTACCGCCTGTACTGCCCCGACGTGCCGGACAACGCGGTTCCGATGCCCACACCTCAACTCGCCAGAGCGGTCCATACGGGAACCATGGAGTGGCCATGGGCGCCGCCGCCCTGCTCCGGCTGCGGTAGACCACTGAACTTCTACGAACCCTGCCCCGTCTGCATCTGATGTCACGCGGTCGGCCGGGCAGGGCCAAGTGCACTTGAGCGTGCAGCCTGGTCCAGCAGCGTTCCTGCCTGCTGCCAAGATCGGGCACACGGGGCGATCTCAAGAGCTCCAGTGCGGGGGAGCGGGACATGTTCCGCGGTGGTGATCGTGGCGGACATGGTGAGAAAACTCCATGCATCTCATGGGTGGGCGGGAAGCCCACAACAGCTACGGCGATAGAAATTGTCGGTGAGTGGATCCAGCGTTAGTGATTCTGCCCTCCGAGATCTCCCTCGTGAGCAGGTGCCGGGTCACCACAAGATCGGTCTGCCTATTGCGTCACGCCGAGCCGGATGTGCTCCGCTCCGGCTGCTGATTCAGCATCCGTCAGGGAGAGCTGGATTCCTCGCACGCCGCCGGCGCCCGGTCGCCGCTGCTGTCGACCGGCTCCGGCGTGTGCCGCCGCCCCAGCGCCCGCCACAGCAGGAGCCCGCCGCCGGCGATGAGGGCCAGCGGCCACAGGTAGTTCAAGACGCTCAGCAGCGCGGTGGCGTCCAGGGCGACCAGCACGGCCAGGACCGCCAGCGCGCCTGCGGGGATCCACGCCCACCGGCGCCGGCCCGGCCCGCCGGGCAGGACCGCCACGAGCACGAAGGTCAGGGCGAGGCCGGCGAAGAACAGGGCCCCGGAGGCGCGCGCCCCGGCGTCCGAGGCGCCTCCCACCGCGGGAACGGCCAGCGTCAGCATCACGCCGGCGGGGATGATCGCCCACCATCGCTCGTGGTCCCGCAGGTACACCGCGGCGAAGCCGAGCCTGATCGAGCCGAGGAACAGGGAGCCGCCCCACACGGCGGCGCCGGGCAGTCCGGCCTCGCCGGCGAGCGCCGAGAGGCCCAGGCCCAGGAGCGCGCCACCGGGGATCGCGGCTCACCAGCTCTGCCGGTCCGTGGCGAACAGGTACCAGAAGACGGCGGAGGCGGCCAGGAACAGCACGCTCCAGAACAGCCCCGTGGCCACCGGGGCGCCCACGGCCTGGAGCAGCAGCAGGGCTCCGGCCGCGAGCAGGAGCGCTCCGAACAGGGCGACGACGGTGCGGCGGGTTCTCATGGTCTCCCACCTCTCCCGCTCCCAGCCTAGGACGCCGCCGACCCGGGAGGCACTGTGTCGTAGCGCCGAGAGGTAGGAGGGTCAGAGCACGGGCGCCCGCTCCGCGTGGCGTGTCGCGATGTCGTAGGCGCGGGCGGCACGCAGCAGCTCGACGTCCCGGCCGTGCGCGGCGACCAGCTGCAGCCCGACCGGCAGCCCGCCCGGGCTGAACCCGCCCGGCACCGAGACCGCGGGGCAGCCCGTGGCCGAGATCAGCGTGGCCGAGCGCAGCCACTCGACATATGTCTGCATCGGCATACCGGTGACCGTGCGCAGCCAGCGCTCCTCGGAGGGGAAGGGCAGCACCTGGGCAGTGGGGCACAGGAGCAGGTCGTAGGCGCCGAAGAACGCCTGGGTCGCCTCGTGCAGGCGGGTGCGGGCCAGGGCGGCGTCCATGAGCTGCGGGCCGGTGAGGGCCAGGCCCTTCTCGACGTTCCACACGACCTCGGGCTTCACCTGCTCCCGGTGCTCGGCGACCACGGTGCGCAGGTTCACGGCCATGTCGAAGGCCCGCGTCACATCGAACACCTCATCGGCGTCACGCAGGTCGGGCACGGCCTCCTCGACCACGGCCCCGATCTGCTCGAACACCCGCGCCTGCTCGCGAAGCACGTCGAGGATCTCCGCCTCGACCGGCACGCCGACCCCGAAGTCCGTGGTCAGCCCGATCCGCACCCCGGCCAGGGGCCGGGCGTCGGGCTCGGGGAGATCCTCGGCGGCCAACGTGCGGAACGCCGCCCGCTCCACCGGGCACGCCAGCGGGACCCGGGGGTCGGGCCCGGTGAGCACGGACATCGCCAGGACGACGTCGTCCACGCTGCGGGCGATCGGCCCGGACCGGCCCAGCCACGCCCAGGCGTCGGGGGAGGGAGCGAGGGGCAGGACCCCGGTGGAGGGCCGGAACCCCACGACGTTGCAGAACGACGCCGGGTTGCGCAGGGACCCGCCCATGTCCGAGCCGTCGCCCAGGGGCTGGATCCGGGACGCGATCGCCGCGGCGGCCCCGCCACTGGAGCCGCCGGCGCTGCGGGTGCGGTCGTAGGGGTTGTGCGTGGTGCCGAAGAGCTCGTTGAAGCTGTGGGAGCCGGCGGCGAACTCCGGCACGTTGTTCTTGCCGGTGCTGATCACCCCGGCCGCCCGGAACCGGGCCACGATCAGGTCGTCGTGGTCGGGCACGTGCTCGGCGAACACCGGGGAACCGGAGGTCGTGCGGATCCCGCGGACGGCGTGGGTGTCCTTGTGGGTCATCGGCACCCCGTGCAGGGGCGGCAGCTCGTCGGGCGGGGTGACGACGGTGCGCTCGTCGGCTCGCGCGGCCGCCGCGTAGGCCGCTTCCCGGACCTGGGTGACCACGGCGTTGACGGCCGGGTTCACGGCGTCGATCCGGGCGTAGTGGGCCTCGAGCACCTCCCGCGCGGACACGCTCCGCTGCCGGATCGCGGCCGAGAGCTCCCGGGCGGAGAGCTCCAGCAGGGAGGTGTCCGCGCGGGCGGTCATCGGGCGATGCCTACGCGGGAGAGGATCGCCGTGACCGCGGCGGTCACGCCCGTGGTCAGGGTCGGCTCCATCACCGGGGCGAAGAAGGGCGAGTGGTTGGTCGGCACCGGCTTCCCGCCGTCGAGCACGTCGTCGGGCGTGCCGCCGAAGAACCAGTAGACGCCGGGCACCCCGATGGCGTCGGGCAGGTGCCCGAAGTCCTCGCTGCCCATCTGGGCGGGACGGTCCAGCACGTTTCCCTCGCCCAGGGCGGCCCCGAGCGCCTGCTTGAGCGCGGCCGTCTCCGCGGGGTCGTTGACGAGCAGGGGGAAGGTGTAGAGCTCCTCGATGTCCGGGGCCGGTGCGCCCGAGGCGTCGGCCTCCGCGAGGATCACGCGGCGCAGCGCGGCGAGCACCTTCTCCCGGACCGCGCGGTCGAGGTTGCGGACGTTGACGGTGAACACCGCCGTCGGGGGAATGATGTTCTCCTTCAGTCCCGCGTGGAAGGTGGCGATGGTGATGACGGCGGACTGCTGGGCGGGCACCTCGCGGGAGACGATGCTCTGCATCCGCACCACCATGTGGGCGGCCAGCACGACAGGGTCGATCGTGTCCTCGGGACGGGAGCCGTGCCCGCCGCGCCCGTGCACCGTGACCCGCCAGCTGTCGGCCATCGCCATGGCCGGGCCGGTGCTGATCTCCACCTGCCCGGCGCGCCCCGGCCACACGTGCTGGCCGTAGACGACCTCCGGGCGCGGTGCCCGGTCCCACAGCCCGTCGTCGAGCATGGCGCGGGCGCCCTCGGCGGTCTCCTCGCCGGGCTGGAAGAGGAACACGACCGTGCCCGCCCACGCGTCGCGGTCGCCGGCGAGCAGGGTCGCGGCGCCGATCGCGCTGGTGATGTGGGTGTCGTGGCCGCACGCGTGCATCACCGGCACCTCGGTGCCGTCGGGCAGGGTGCCGCGGGCCGTGGAGGCGTAGTCGAGGCCGGTGTCCTCGGCCAGGGGCAGGGCGTCCGTGTCCGCGCGGAAGCCGACGACAGGCCCCTCGCCGTTGCGCAGGACGGCGACGACGCCGGTGTCCCCGCACCGGAACGTCTCGCAGCCCAGTGCCTCCATGCGGGCGCGGATCAGCTCGGCGGTCGCGTGCTCCTGCATGGACAGCTCCGGGCTCCGGTGCAGGTGGCGGTAGAGCTCGTGCAGGTTGTCGCGGAGCGCGGTGGGGACCTCGGGAACGGTGGTGGTCATGACGTCCTTTCCTGGTGAGCCGCCGGGGCGGCGGGCCGCCGTGTGTTCCGTAGTAGTTGTCGCAGCAGCTTCAGGATGCGCGGCTGGTGGTCTGCGTGGTCAAGAAGTCCCTCGTGCGCCGAGGTCAGGAACGCCGCGGCAGGCCCGCGCGGAAAGTCTCCTTCAGCGCGGTCAGCTGAGCGCCGTGGTCGGTGCCGTCCGTGTTCAGCACCGGCCGGTGCTCGGCGATCCACCGCCGCTCCAGCGCGTCGACGTCGTCCTTCGTCGCGCAGACCGCCCAGCCCAGGAGCAGGTGCTCCTGTATCCAGTCCGTGAGCCGCTGCTCCTGCGCCTCGTCGAGGACCACCCGGCCGCGCCCGTCCAGGGCCGCGCCCTGCCGCCAGGACGGGCCGCCCGGCAGGAGGACGGCCAGCAGCGTGCGCCGCAGCGCCGAGGACCGGGTGCGCCGCAGGTGCTGGCCCACGATGCGCTGGTGCAGATTGCGGCGGGCCCGGCCCACGTAGAGCAGCTCGGCCCGGCCGGAGGCGTGCACCAGCCGCGGCACGTCCGGCAGCTGCAGCAGACCGGCCGCCTCGGGGGTGGGATAGCGGGCGGTGTCCAGCCACCAGGAGTAGACACCGCGCTCCCGGCCCGGTTCCGCTTGCAGCGGGGTGCTAAGTGTAAGAGGGCATGACGTTATTGGCACGGGCCGGGGTGCGTGAGACCGGGGGCTGATCACCACAGGCGGTGTGGGGCCGATGGTAGTTGAAGTGGTTGACCCACACCCCGATCGCGTCCCGGCGGGCCTGCTCGCTGGCGTAGGGGCGGGCGTAGAGGACTTCGTCGGCGAGCAGCCGGTTGAACCGCTCCACCTTCCCGTTGTGGCGCGGGGTGTACGGGCGGATCCGCTGATGCCGGGAGGCGAGGACCTCCACCGTGCGGGTGAAGTCTTTCGCCCGGTAGTTGGCGCCGTTGTCGGTGACCACCCGATGCAGCCGGTCGATGCCGTGGGCGGCGAAGAACACCCTCGCCCGGCAGAAGAACCCGATCGTGGTGGTCGCCCGCTCGTCCTCGAGGGCCTCGGTATAGGCCAGCCTTGAGAACCCGTCCACGGCCGAGTGCAGGTAGGTGTAGCCGACCTTCGCCCCGGGACCACGCTTGGACTGCTTGGCAGCAGCGCTGCCACGGCCGTGGGCCCGCCAGCCGCCGCCGTCGGGGATCCGTCCGACCTTCTTCACGTCCAGGTGCACCATGTGCCCTGGCCACCCCGCACGGATCCGCCGCGGCGGGCGCCGCAGGTCGTCCCCGTCCGGAGTGAGGTCGCGCAGCCGAGAGATGCCCAGCCGGGACAGCCAGCGGCCCACGGTGCGCAGGTGCAGGCGGTGCCCCAGATCCAGCAGGTGGCG
Protein-coding sequences here:
- a CDS encoding amidase; this translates as MTARADTSLLELSARELSAAIRQRSVSAREVLEAHYARIDAVNPAVNAVVTQVREAAYAAAARADERTVVTPPDELPPLHGVPMTHKDTHAVRGIRTTSGSPVFAEHVPDHDDLIVARFRAAGVISTGKNNVPEFAAGSHSFNELFGTTHNPYDRTRSAGGSSGGAAAAIASRIQPLGDGSDMGGSLRNPASFCNVVGFRPSTGVLPLAPSPDAWAWLGRSGPIARSVDDVVLAMSVLTGPDPRVPLACPVERAAFRTLAAEDLPEPDARPLAGVRIGLTTDFGVGVPVEAEILDVLREQARVFEQIGAVVEEAVPDLRDADEVFDVTRAFDMAVNLRTVVAEHREQVKPEVVWNVEKGLALTGPQLMDAALARTRLHEATQAFFGAYDLLLCPTAQVLPFPSEERWLRTVTGMPMQTYVEWLRSATLISATGCPAVSVPGGFSPGGLPVGLQLVAAHGRDVELLRAARAYDIATRHAERAPVL
- a CDS encoding amidohydrolase, with protein sequence MTTTVPEVPTALRDNLHELYRHLHRSPELSMQEHATAELIRARMEALGCETFRCGDTGVVAVLRNGEGPVVGFRADTDALPLAEDTGLDYASTARGTLPDGTEVPVMHACGHDTHITSAIGAATLLAGDRDAWAGTVVFLFQPGEETAEGARAMLDDGLWDRAPRPEVVYGQHVWPGRAGQVEISTGPAMAMADSWRVTVHGRGGHGSRPEDTIDPVVLAAHMVVRMQSIVSREVPAQQSAVITIATFHAGLKENIIPPTAVFTVNVRNLDRAVREKVLAALRRVILAEADASGAPAPDIEELYTFPLLVNDPAETAALKQALGAALGEGNVLDRPAQMGSEDFGHLPDAIGVPGVYWFFGGTPDDVLDGGKPVPTNHSPFFAPVMEPTLTTGVTAAVTAILSRVGIAR
- a CDS encoding GIY-YIG nuclease family protein; amino-acid sequence: MPITSCPLTLSTPLQAEPGRERGVYSWWLDTARYPTPEAAGLLQLPDVPRLVHASGRAELLYVGRARRNLHQRIVGQHLRRTRSSALRRTLLAVLLPGGPSWRQGAALDGRGRVVLDEAQEQRLTDWIQEHLLLGWAVCATKDDVDALERRWIAEHRPVLNTDGTDHGAQLTALKETFRAGLPRRS
- a CDS encoding IS481 family transposase; protein product: MTHRNAPLTPTGRLRMVHRHLHDGIPKAHVATEFRVSRPTVATWVARYLAAGEAGLVDHPSTPRRSPQRTPAAVVELIESLRRDRKWSARRIHRHLLDLGHRLHLRTVGRWLSRLGISRLRDLTPDGDDLRRPPRRIRAGWPGHMVHLDVKKVGRIPDGGGWRAHGRGSAAAKQSKRGPGAKVGYTYLHSAVDGFSRLAYTEALEDERATTTIGFFCRARVFFAAHGIDRLHRVVTDNGANYRAKDFTRTVEVLASRHQRIRPYTPRHNGKVERFNRLLADEVLYARPYASEQARRDAIGVWVNHFNYHRPHTACGDQPPVSRTPARANNVMPSYT